One window of the Burkholderia sp. FERM BP-3421 genome contains the following:
- a CDS encoding malate dehydrogenase, whose protein sequence is MAKPAKRVAVTGAAGQIAYSLLFRIANGDLLGKDQPVILQLLDLPQAQAAVKGVVMDLDDCAFPLLAGVVITDDPKVAFKDADVALLVGARPRSKGMERKDLLSANAEIFTVQGAALNEVASRDVKVLVVGNPANTNAYIAMKSAPDLPKKNFTAMLRLDHNRALSQLAAKSGKPVASIEKLAVWGNHSPTMYPDFRFASAEGESLLKLINDDVWNRDTFIPTVGKRGAAIIEARGLSSAASAANAAIDHVRDWVLGTNGKWVTMGIPSDGSYGIPEDIIYGVPVVSENGEYKRVEGLEIDAFSREKMDGTLAELLEERDGVAHLLK, encoded by the coding sequence ATGGCTAAGCCCGCAAAGCGCGTTGCCGTCACCGGCGCCGCAGGTCAGATCGCTTACTCGCTGCTGTTCCGCATCGCGAACGGCGACCTGCTCGGCAAGGACCAGCCGGTCATCCTGCAACTGCTCGACCTCCCGCAAGCCCAAGCCGCCGTCAAAGGCGTCGTGATGGATCTCGATGATTGCGCGTTCCCGCTGCTCGCGGGCGTCGTGATCACCGACGATCCCAAGGTTGCCTTCAAGGACGCCGACGTGGCGCTGCTGGTCGGCGCCCGCCCGCGCTCGAAGGGCATGGAACGCAAGGACCTGCTGTCCGCCAATGCCGAGATCTTCACGGTCCAGGGCGCGGCCCTGAACGAAGTCGCCAGCCGCGACGTGAAGGTGCTGGTGGTCGGCAATCCGGCCAACACCAATGCGTACATCGCGATGAAGTCGGCGCCGGACCTGCCGAAGAAGAACTTCACGGCCATGCTGCGCCTCGACCACAACCGCGCGCTGTCGCAGCTCGCCGCCAAGTCGGGCAAGCCGGTCGCGTCGATCGAGAAGCTCGCCGTGTGGGGCAACCACTCGCCGACGATGTACCCCGACTTCCGCTTCGCGAGCGCCGAGGGCGAATCGCTGCTGAAGCTGATCAACGACGACGTGTGGAACCGCGATACGTTCATCCCGACCGTCGGCAAGCGCGGCGCGGCGATCATCGAGGCGCGCGGCCTGTCGTCGGCGGCGTCGGCGGCCAACGCGGCGATCGACCACGTGCGCGACTGGGTGCTCGGCACCAACGGCAAGTGGGTCACGATGGGCATCCCGTCGGACGGCTCGTACGGCATCCCCGAAGACATCATCTACGGCGTGCCGGTCGTCTCTGAAAACGGCGAATACAAGCGCGTCGAAGGCCTCGAAATCGACGCGTTCTCGCGCGAGAAGATGGACGGCACGCTCGCCGAGCTGCTCGAAGAGCGCGACGGCGTCGCGCACCTGCTGAAGTAA
- a CDS encoding HpcH/HpaI aldolase/citrate lyase family protein codes for MSALTPAEVLYDGASPPTILPCCDHYAGSEKLMLKSLALQAELGPIFDLTLDCEDGAAVGEEAAHAERVAALLGSDANRFGRVGARIHDFTHPHWRDDVRTILRAARPPAHLALPKVGGAADAAEMCAFIEGTRRELGIAQPIPIDVLIETHGALRQVDQIAALPGVSTLSFGLMDFVSAHHGAIPDSAMRSPGQFEHPLVRRAKLEIAAACHAHGKTPSHNVSTEVREMRVVADDARRARDEFAFTRMWSIHPAQIPEIVAAFAPRHDEVALAAAILLAAQAADWGPTRHGDALHDRASYRYYWSVLRRAHAAGRPLPAGAAPWFGAAAGGHG; via the coding sequence ATGTCCGCGCTCACCCCCGCTGAAGTGCTGTACGACGGCGCTTCGCCCCCCACGATCCTGCCCTGCTGCGATCACTACGCGGGCAGCGAAAAATTGATGCTCAAGTCGCTTGCGCTGCAGGCGGAACTGGGGCCGATCTTCGACCTCACCCTCGATTGCGAGGACGGCGCCGCCGTCGGCGAGGAAGCCGCCCATGCGGAGCGGGTCGCCGCCTTGCTCGGCAGCGACGCGAACCGGTTCGGCCGCGTCGGCGCGCGCATCCACGACTTCACCCACCCCCACTGGCGCGACGACGTCCGCACCATCCTGCGCGCGGCCCGCCCGCCTGCCCACCTGGCGCTGCCGAAGGTCGGCGGCGCGGCCGACGCCGCCGAGATGTGCGCGTTCATCGAAGGCACGCGCCGCGAGCTGGGCATCGCGCAGCCGATCCCGATCGACGTGCTGATCGAGACGCACGGCGCGCTCCGGCAGGTCGACCAGATCGCCGCGCTGCCGGGCGTCTCGACGCTGAGCTTCGGGCTGATGGATTTCGTCTCCGCCCACCACGGCGCGATTCCCGACAGCGCGATGCGCTCGCCCGGCCAGTTCGAGCATCCGCTCGTGCGCCGCGCGAAGCTCGAGATCGCCGCGGCCTGCCATGCGCACGGCAAGACGCCGTCGCACAACGTGAGCACCGAGGTGCGCGAGATGCGGGTCGTCGCCGACGACGCGCGGCGCGCACGCGACGAATTCGCCTTCACGCGGATGTGGAGCATCCATCCGGCGCAGATCCCCGAGATCGTCGCCGCGTTCGCGCCGCGCCACGACGAAGTCGCCCTCGCCGCCGCGATCCTGCTGGCCGCGCAGGCGGCCGACTGGGGCCCGACGCGCCACGGCGACGCGCTGCACGACCGCGCGAGCTACCGCTATTACTGGTCGGTGCTGCGCCGCGCGCATGCGGCGGGCCGGCCGCTGCCCGCAGGGGCCGCGCCATGGTTCGGCGCGGCGGCGGGCGGGCACGGTTGA